The Candidatus Krumholzibacteriia bacterium genome has a segment encoding these proteins:
- the rpoD gene encoding RNA polymerase sigma factor RpoD, whose protein sequence is MDKTQIDSLIKELQKQAKRRGGYVLHDEVNELLGDEFEVTDADRIYDRLSDLRIEYFDDESTAKQKMELKERRRAKKLKAEKKSLKSTVKYDDPVRMYLREMGKVPLLDREGEVRLARRMEEGTLRVVKAILQSTHTLDELRSLADRLGRDMLVVDEVIQTDASSWNVNTTARKESQRITRAVDRIEKWQAEIRETRRELEDDDLTAGRRKTLEKKIDTREQKILDEFVGLKLSTAQVESMSNALRTVMGKIERTREQIAQCEDFCGLDATKLAETIRNAQKRKHKTVKIPDKGSMDVQDLVDIQNKIRSLRSKISKIEDEIGIDSAKLHELVLEIDAGERQLQQAVKQMIEANVRLVISIAKRYTNRGLEFLDLIQEGNSGLMRAVEKFDYRKGYKFSTYATWWIRQAITRAIADQARTIRVPVHMIEAINKVNRVSRQLLQELGRDPTAEEMAKLLDMPTDKVKQVMKASLEPVSLDRPIGEDEDSNLGDFIEDTAAPSPAKQAAHAMLEDRMSRVLSTLTRREEKVIRLRFGLGDGTPRTLEEVGTIFKVTRERVRQIEAKALRKLRHPSRSRKLKGYTEII, encoded by the coding sequence ATGGACAAGACGCAAATCGACAGTTTGATCAAGGAGCTGCAGAAGCAGGCCAAGCGTCGCGGTGGCTACGTGCTGCACGACGAGGTCAACGAGCTCCTCGGTGACGAATTCGAGGTCACGGACGCCGATCGGATCTACGACCGGCTCAGTGATCTGCGGATCGAGTACTTCGACGACGAGTCGACGGCGAAGCAGAAGATGGAGCTCAAGGAGCGTCGCCGTGCGAAGAAGTTGAAGGCCGAGAAGAAATCCCTGAAGAGCACCGTCAAGTACGACGATCCCGTGCGCATGTACCTGCGCGAGATGGGAAAGGTCCCGCTGCTCGACCGCGAGGGCGAGGTCCGTCTGGCCAGGCGCATGGAAGAGGGCACGCTGCGGGTGGTCAAGGCCATCCTGCAGTCGACCCACACGCTCGACGAGCTGCGCAGCCTGGCCGACCGTCTCGGGCGTGACATGCTGGTCGTCGACGAGGTCATCCAGACCGACGCCAGTAGCTGGAACGTCAACACGACGGCGCGCAAGGAGAGTCAGCGGATCACCCGCGCCGTCGACCGGATCGAGAAGTGGCAGGCCGAGATCCGCGAGACCCGCAGGGAGCTCGAGGACGACGACCTCACCGCAGGTCGTCGCAAGACCCTCGAGAAGAAGATCGACACCCGCGAGCAGAAGATCCTCGACGAGTTCGTCGGGCTGAAGCTGAGCACCGCGCAGGTCGAGTCGATGAGCAACGCTCTGCGCACGGTCATGGGCAAGATCGAACGCACCCGCGAGCAGATCGCGCAGTGCGAGGACTTCTGCGGCCTCGACGCCACGAAGTTGGCCGAGACCATCCGCAACGCCCAGAAGCGCAAACACAAGACGGTGAAGATCCCCGACAAGGGAAGCATGGACGTCCAGGACCTCGTGGACATCCAGAACAAGATCCGCTCGCTGCGTTCGAAGATCAGCAAGATCGAGGACGAGATCGGGATCGACTCCGCGAAGTTGCACGAGCTCGTGCTCGAGATCGACGCCGGCGAGCGTCAACTCCAGCAGGCCGTGAAGCAGATGATCGAGGCCAACGTCCGCCTCGTGATCAGCATCGCCAAGCGCTACACCAACCGGGGCCTGGAATTCCTCGATCTCATCCAGGAGGGGAACAGCGGTCTGATGCGCGCCGTCGAGAAGTTCGACTACCGCAAGGGCTACAAGTTCTCCACCTACGCGACGTGGTGGATCCGCCAGGCCATCACGCGGGCGATCGCCGACCAGGCGCGCACCATCCGCGTGCCGGTGCACATGATCGAGGCCATCAACAAGGTGAACCGGGTGAGCCGTCAGCTGCTCCAGGAACTCGGTCGCGATCCCACGGCCGAGGAGATGGCCAAGCTGCTCGACATGCCCACCGACAAGGTGAAGCAGGTCATGAAGGCCAGCCTGGAACCGGTGTCGCTCGACCGCCCGATCGGCGAGGACGAGGACAGCAATCTGGGTGACTTCATCGAGGACACCGCGGCCCCGAGCCCGGCCAAGCAGGCCGCGCACGCCATGCTCGAGGATCGTATGAGCCGGGTGCTCAGCACCCTGACCCGGCGCGAGGAGAAGGTCATCCGCCTGCGCTTCGGGCTGGGTGACGGCACGCCGCGCACGCTCGAAGAAGTGGGCACGATCTTCAAGGTCACCCGCGAGCGCGTGCGCCAGATCGAGGCCAAGGCCCTGCGCAAACTGCGGCACCCGAGCCGTAGCCGGAAGCTCAAGGGTTACACCGAGATCATCTGA
- a CDS encoding HAD-IIB family hydrolase: protein MDRKRLLASDIDGTLIAPGNSDPEAVEAFRRWRETQTDLALAYVTGRGFENALATIERAGLPWPDAVASAVGTSVHWRRGGTWEPDEAYSTQLAAALGVSSLDEADPVILAHDGVRRQAPEEQSRFKRSFLREDRDFGDDLARGIGSALLGRGLRVNLVRSLDPWTGHGLLDVLPRDTDKARAVEHLRARIALDMDAVVFAGDSGNDVAALSRPWWSIVVGNAGEEVRAHFRPGSRASENTILAKESVLRGVLEGLHRIGWMDELPAG from the coding sequence ATGGACCGCAAGCGCCTGCTGGCGAGCGACATCGACGGCACACTCATCGCACCCGGAAACTCGGACCCGGAGGCCGTCGAGGCCTTCCGCCGATGGCGTGAGACCCAGACGGATCTGGCCCTCGCCTACGTCACGGGGCGCGGCTTCGAGAACGCGCTCGCGACGATCGAGCGCGCGGGGCTGCCGTGGCCCGACGCCGTGGCCAGCGCGGTCGGCACCAGCGTCCACTGGCGCCGGGGCGGCACCTGGGAGCCCGACGAGGCCTACTCCACCCAGTTGGCCGCGGCCCTGGGCGTGTCGAGCCTCGACGAGGCCGACCCCGTGATCCTGGCCCACGACGGCGTCCGGCGGCAGGCCCCCGAAGAGCAGTCCCGCTTCAAGCGCAGCTTCCTGCGCGAGGACCGCGACTTCGGCGACGATCTGGCCCGCGGGATCGGCTCGGCCCTGCTCGGGCGCGGCCTGCGGGTCAATCTGGTGCGCAGCCTGGATCCCTGGACGGGGCACGGTCTGCTCGACGTCCTGCCCCGGGACACCGACAAGGCCCGCGCGGTCGAACACCTGCGCGCCCGGATCGCCCTCGACATGGACGCCGTGGTCTTCGCCGGCGACTCGGGCAACGACGTCGCGGCCCTCTCGCGCCCGTGGTGGTCGATCGTGGTCGGCAACGCGGGTGAAGAGGTCCGTGCCCACTTCCGCCCCGGCAGCCGGGCGAGCGAGAACACGATCCTCGCGAAGGAATCGGTGCTGCGCGGGGTGCTGGAAGGTCTGCACCGGATCGGCTGGATGGACGAGCTCCCCGCCGGCTGA
- a CDS encoding PfkB family carbohydrate kinase yields the protein MDHAMSMPRPIVFGEALYDVFDGESEVLGGAPFNVAWHLQGFGREPRFVGARGDDERGRRIDSTMDEWGMDTVGLQVDPGHGTGVVHARVDGHDVEYDIVEDVAYDHVDAEAALAAVDELEPACLVHGTLALRADESRRAFRRIRESTSVPVFCDVNLRPPHTPLERAREAVEHATWVKLNADELNQLAGTTARDRGALLAAAERLLRDNDLQRLVVTLGADGALAVDATAGAASVEGATVENFVDPVGAGDAFASVTLIGLLDDWPVEVALRRANEFAAVVCERQGATLPDRADYARVRASWESDDVR from the coding sequence ATGGACCACGCAATGTCGATGCCGCGGCCCATCGTTTTCGGGGAAGCCCTCTACGACGTCTTCGACGGCGAGTCCGAAGTGCTGGGTGGCGCGCCGTTCAACGTGGCGTGGCACCTGCAGGGATTCGGCCGGGAGCCGCGCTTCGTCGGAGCGCGCGGCGACGACGAGCGCGGGCGGCGTATCGATTCCACCATGGACGAATGGGGCATGGACACCGTGGGACTCCAGGTGGACCCGGGGCACGGGACGGGAGTCGTCCACGCCCGGGTCGACGGCCACGACGTCGAGTACGACATCGTCGAGGACGTCGCCTACGACCACGTCGACGCCGAGGCCGCCCTGGCCGCGGTGGACGAGCTCGAGCCCGCCTGTCTGGTCCACGGGACCCTGGCCCTCCGGGCCGACGAGAGCCGGCGGGCCTTCCGCCGGATCCGCGAGTCCACGTCGGTTCCCGTCTTCTGCGACGTGAACCTGCGGCCGCCCCACACCCCCCTCGAGCGGGCGCGGGAGGCCGTCGAGCACGCGACGTGGGTCAAATTGAACGCCGACGAGCTGAACCAGCTCGCCGGGACGACGGCGCGCGACCGCGGCGCGCTCCTCGCCGCCGCCGAGCGGCTGCTCCGGGACAACGATCTGCAGCGGCTGGTGGTGACCCTGGGCGCCGACGGAGCCCTGGCCGTCGACGCGACGGCGGGTGCCGCCTCGGTCGAGGGGGCCACGGTGGAGAACTTCGTCGATCCCGTCGGCGCCGGCGATGCTTTCGCCTCGGTCACGTTGATCGGTCTGCTGGACGACTGGCCCGTCGAGGTCGCCCTGCGGCGCGCGAACGAATTCGCCGCCGTGGTGTGTGAACGCCAGGGCGCCACGCTCCCGGACCGAGCCGACTACGCGCGGGTGCGCGCCAGCTGGGAGTCCGACGATGTCCGCTGA
- a CDS encoding HAD family hydrolase yields the protein MSADVSRLRHGLHVLSLSLHGLVRGYDIELGRDADTGGQITYVIEQVRALAQHSDVRRVQLLTRRVHGPNVDDSYAEEREALAGNAEIVRIDCGPRRYLRKERLWPYLDEFVDRTMNLLRTQGELPDVVHGHYADAGYVGSEIARLLGVPFVFTGHSLGRVKRMRMLKGKSDAETIDRQFNFPMRIEAEEIALETASVVTTSTEQEVEEQYALYDHYEPERMEVIPPGVDLSRFRPPRDDEPKPAIARELDRFLRDPERPLIVALARADERKNLAALVRAYASSDLLRERTNLAILAGGREDIREMGKAPRKVLTELLLLIDAHDLYGQVAYPKSHRPEDVPELYRWTARTGGVFVNPALTEPFGLTLIEAAASGVPIVATHDGGPRDIIKACRNGLLVDPFDDADIARGIEEIVGDRETWETMSRSGIEGARRTYGWDGHADSLVNEVRRVILGSRPRSEITTVAPERLKRAERAIVIELDGVFTEDKQGVLDLVKRLRETSADVALGVVTGRRPDAAAELLHDLQVPVPDFMIAAAGTEIVYGRKRVSDRSWARHIDHRWQARAIQKALISMPGITLQPETEQRHFKVSFYLDDEEAPSLRKIRRALRQSRLPAKCVLSDGSFLDVVPSRASPGRALRFLSYKWELWPDRVLVVGRTGIDEDMLLGDTLGVVVADHSSELRNLRGRPRVYFSEATGVHAVIDGIDHYDFLGEIRVDDEAGGEALRASAGDGGEGS from the coding sequence ATGTCCGCTGACGTCTCGCGACTGCGACACGGACTGCACGTCCTCAGCCTGAGTCTGCACGGTCTGGTCCGCGGCTACGACATCGAGCTCGGGCGCGACGCCGACACCGGCGGCCAGATCACCTACGTGATCGAGCAGGTCAGGGCCCTGGCCCAGCACTCCGACGTACGGCGCGTGCAGCTGCTGACCCGGCGCGTGCACGGCCCGAACGTCGACGATTCCTACGCCGAGGAGCGCGAGGCCCTGGCCGGCAACGCCGAGATCGTGCGCATCGACTGCGGGCCGCGTCGCTACCTGCGCAAGGAGCGGCTCTGGCCCTACCTGGACGAGTTCGTCGACCGCACCATGAATCTGCTGCGCACCCAGGGCGAGCTTCCCGACGTCGTCCACGGCCACTACGCCGACGCGGGCTACGTGGGCAGCGAGATCGCCCGGCTGTTGGGCGTGCCCTTCGTGTTCACGGGCCACTCGCTGGGACGCGTCAAGCGCATGCGGATGCTGAAGGGCAAGTCCGACGCCGAGACCATCGATCGGCAGTTCAACTTCCCCATGCGCATCGAGGCCGAGGAGATCGCGCTCGAGACCGCATCGGTGGTCACCACCAGCACCGAGCAGGAGGTCGAGGAGCAGTACGCGCTCTACGACCACTACGAGCCCGAGCGCATGGAGGTGATCCCGCCGGGCGTGGACCTGTCGCGCTTCCGGCCGCCGCGTGACGACGAGCCGAAGCCCGCCATCGCTCGGGAACTCGATCGCTTCCTCCGCGATCCCGAGCGTCCTCTGATCGTGGCGTTGGCCCGTGCCGACGAGCGCAAGAACCTGGCCGCGCTCGTTCGGGCCTACGCGAGCAGCGATCTGCTGCGAGAGCGCACGAACCTGGCGATCCTCGCGGGCGGCCGCGAGGACATCCGCGAAATGGGGAAGGCCCCGCGGAAGGTCCTCACCGAGCTGCTCCTGTTGATCGACGCGCACGACCTCTACGGGCAGGTGGCGTACCCGAAGTCGCACCGCCCCGAGGACGTTCCGGAACTCTACCGATGGACCGCTCGCACGGGTGGGGTGTTCGTGAACCCCGCTCTCACCGAACCCTTCGGTCTCACGCTGATCGAGGCGGCAGCCAGCGGCGTGCCGATCGTGGCCACGCACGACGGCGGTCCGCGGGACATCATCAAGGCCTGCCGCAACGGACTCCTGGTCGATCCCTTCGACGACGCCGACATCGCCCGGGGGATCGAAGAGATCGTCGGCGACCGCGAGACCTGGGAGACCATGTCGCGGTCGGGCATCGAGGGCGCTCGCCGCACCTACGGCTGGGACGGTCACGCCGACAGCCTGGTGAACGAGGTGCGCCGGGTCATCCTGGGATCCCGCCCCCGGTCGGAGATCACCACCGTGGCGCCCGAGCGCCTCAAGCGCGCCGAGCGGGCGATCGTGATCGAGCTCGACGGGGTGTTCACCGAGGACAAGCAGGGAGTGCTGGACCTGGTCAAGCGCCTGCGCGAGACTTCGGCCGACGTCGCGCTCGGGGTGGTGACCGGTCGCCGTCCCGATGCCGCGGCCGAGCTCTTGCACGACCTGCAGGTCCCCGTTCCCGACTTCATGATCGCGGCCGCCGGTACCGAGATCGTCTACGGCCGCAAGCGGGTGTCCGATCGCTCCTGGGCACGACACATCGACCATCGTTGGCAGGCGCGGGCCATCCAGAAGGCACTGATCTCGATGCCGGGCATCACGTTGCAGCCCGAGACCGAGCAGCGTCACTTCAAGGTGAGTTTCTATCTCGACGACGAAGAGGCCCCGAGCCTGCGCAAGATCCGGCGGGCGCTGCGCCAGAGTCGCCTGCCGGCGAAGTGCGTGCTCAGCGACGGATCGTTCCTCGACGTGGTCCCTTCGCGCGCCTCGCCCGGTCGCGCTCTGCGATTCCTGTCGTACAAGTGGGAACTCTGGCCGGACCGCGTGTTGGTGGTGGGCCGGACGGGCATCGACGAGGACATGCTCCTGGGCGACACCCTGGGCGTGGTCGTCGCCGATCATTCTTCCGAGCTGCGCAACCTGCGTGGGCGGCCCCGGGTCTACTTCTCCGAGGCCACCGGTGTTCACGCCGTGATCGACGGCATCGACCATTACGACTTCCTGGGCGAGATCCGGGTGGATGACGAGGCCGGTGGCGAAGCCCTGCGGGCGAGCGCCGGAGACGGAGGGGAAGGCTCATGA